The window TCCTTGACTAATGTTTGAAATGACGAATGCCTGTAGTAACCATCACAATGCCATACTTATCAGCACAAGCAATAGATTCATCATCCTTTATTGAACCACCAGGCTGAATGATTGCCTTCACTCCGGCCGCAGCAGCTGCCTCAACCGTATCCGGCATAGGGAAAAATGCGTCAGAAGCCAAAACACTACCAAGCGCTTTATCGCCCGCCTGTTCAATAGCAATACGCGCAGCACCGATACGATTCATCTGCCCGGCACCAATACCAATAGTCATAGCATCCTTAGCCAAAACGATCGCATTAGACTTCACATGCTTCACAACTTTCCAAGCAAATAATAATTCATCAAGCAGATCTGCTGTCGGCTGAGTTTTTGTTACAACAGTTAAATCATCTGCCGAAATAGTAACACGGTCTTCTTCCTGCACTAATAACCCACCCTCAACACTTACAACTTTAAGTGTAGATACATTATGGTTTTCAAATTGAACCATTAATAAGCGAATATTTTTCTTTTTCTGTAAAATTTCCAAAGCATCAGGAGTAAAATCTTCCGCGAGGATAATCTCGAGAAAGATTTCCGACATTTCTCGAGCTGTTTTGGCATCAACAACACCATTTACTGCAATAATGCCGCCAAATATAGAGGTTTTATCTGCTTCATAAGCTTTCTGCCATGCCTCATAGATTGTACTGCCAATACCTACTCCACAAGGATTCATATGTTTTAAAGCAACAACTGCTGGCTCATTAAACTCTTTAACTATTTGTAAAGCCGCATTTGCATCTTGAATATTATTATATGAAAGCTCTTTGCCATGTAATTGTATTGCGCTGCTTATAGTTCCTTTTACTGCTATTGGTGCAGCATAAAAAGCTGCAGCTTGATGAGGGTTCTCACCATAACGCAATGACTGTTTTAATTCATAACTAAGGGTCAGTTGTTCAGGAAATGTAATATCGCATGCCTTAGTTAAGTATTCAGCGATTAAACTATCATAAGCTGCTGTATGGCGGAATACTTTCGCAGCCAGTTGCTGCCGTAAAGCAAAGCTGGTCTCACCATTTTTAGTGAGCTCTTCAACAACAACTGAATAATCTTCAGGATCAGTTAAAACCGTTACATAACGATGATTTTTAGCAGCACTGCGTAACATTGATGGTCCACCAATATCAATATTTTCAATTGCATCATCATATTGGCAATCAGGGTTACTGATTGTTGCTTTAAACGGATATAAATTAACAACTACTAAATCAATTAAATCAATGTCGTTATCGGCTAATTGCTGCATATGTTGAGCATCATCGTGAACTGCAAGCAATCCACCATGAACATGTGGATCCAAGGTTTTCACCCGACCATCTAAAATTTCCGGAAACCCGGTAATAACCGAAATATTTTTCACCGGAATCGCGGCATCAAGAAGCATTTTCTCGGTACCTCCGGTTGAAATAAGTTCATACCCCAAATCAATAAGTTGTTTAGCCAAGTTGGCAATACCGGTTTTATCACTAACACTAATCAAAGCTTGTTTTTTATTCATACACTTGTCTCCTTCTCTAATAACATGGCAATAGTCTGTGGATATAACTGATGTTCAATTTCGTGCACCCGGCACTCAATTTCTGCCCGCGATTCACTGCCATCAACAGCAAAACCAGATTGAGCAATAATGGTTCCGGTATCCATACCTTCGTCAACATAATGAATACTGACACCAATACGCGGTGCCTTGGATGCAATTGCTTGTCCAATTGCATCCTTCCCCTTAAAATCGGGCAAAAGCGACGGATGAATATTAATAATTCTGCCACCGAAAGCGTCAAGCATCGTATGCCCCAATATACGCATATAGCCGGCAAGTACAATTAAGTCCGGATCCAACTGATTGAGACGAGCAACAATCTCGGTTTCATAATCAACTTTGCTGGCAAACATTTTAGGCTTAAAAGCAAAGCATTCAATGCCAAACTCAGCGGCACGATGAATTGCATATGCATCAGGATTATCGCAGATAAGTAAAGCAACTTCAGCATCAATAACTTTATTTATTGTTGCCGCATGGATGGCTGCAAAATTAGAACCATTACCCGATGCGAATACTGCTATTTGCTTCATAAATATGAACTCCTTCTTGGTCGGTAACTTCACCAATAATATAGCCTTGTTCACCATTTTCGGAAATAATCTTCAATGCTTGCTGTGCCTCCGACGCGGGCACAACAACCATAAAACCGATACCCATATTAAACACTTGAAAACACTCTGCCAAATCAATCTCATCAATTTCTTTTAAAAAGCTAAAAATTGCTGGCATCGGCCAATCACCAAAAGCAAATTTTGCTCCTAGTCCGTCCGGTAAACCGCGCGGAACATTTTCATAAAAACCGCCACCGGTAATATGCATCATTCCATGAATATTGATTTCCTTCATTAGTGCCATAACCGTTTTAACATAAATTTTTGTTGGTGTTAAGGTTGTCTTACCTAAACTTTCTTCCATAGTGTTATATTTTTTTTGTAAATCAAGGTTGTGTCGCTGAATAATATCACGAACTAACGAAAAACCATTGCTGTGCAAGCCGCTTGATGCTAAACCAATAATTACATTCCCGGGCTGAATAGCATCACTATTGATTAACTTGCTTTTCTCAACAGCACCTACTGCAAAACCGGCGATATCATACTCACCAGCCTCATACATACCTGGCATTTCTGCAGTTTCACCACCCAGCAAAGCCATACCGGATTCAATGCAGCCTTGAGCTACACCAGCAACAATTGCTTCAATTTGCTGTGGATCATTCTTACTGCAAGCAATATAATCCAAAAAGAATAACGGTTCAGCACCCTGGGTTAAAATATCATTTACACACATGGCCACTGCATCAATACCAATTGTATTATGAACACCCGTTGCAAATGCTAACTTCAATTTAGTGCCTACACCGTCTGTACCTGACACTAGAACCGGTTCCTTTAGTTGCAATGTTGATAAATCAAAAACACCGCCGAAGTTTCCAAAGAAGTCACTAGCACCTTTACGCTTAGTTGCCAAAATGTGTTTTTTGATACGCTCAACTGATTCATAACCAGCTTCCAAATTTACTCCGGCCGCCTCATAACGTTTACTCATACAATCACCTAATCCTTCACAATCTTATTAGCGTTATCCAACTCATCATATACTGCAGTTGGAAACTTTCCGGTGAAACATGCCATACAACCGCCACATTTGCCGCCATCTGCGGTTTTACGACCTATTGCCTTCACCAACCCCTCTTCGCTTAAAAAGACAAGCGAATCGGCACCTATTGTCTCACACAAGGTTGCTACATCCATACGATTACTAATTAACTCATCAAAAGTCGAAGTATCAACTCCATAAAAGCATGGAAACTTTATTGGTGGTGAAGCAATGCGTACATGAACCTCAAGTGCTCCGGCAGTTTTCAGCAACTCTACTATACGACGACTGGTTGTACCACGGACAATCGAGTCATCGATGAGAATAATTTTCTTACCTTCAACAATTGCTCGTACCGCTGATAACTTCATTCGCACGCCGCGCTCACGCAAAGCCTGAGTCGGCTGAATAAAAGTTCGACCGACATACCGATTTTTCACTAATCCCATCTCATATGGAATATGAGATGCCTCAGCATAACCAATTGCTGCCGAAGTGCTTGAATCAGGAACACCAACAACAATATCAGCATCAACATGACTTTCAAGAAATAGCTCTGCACCAGTGCGTTTACGAGCAGTATGCACATTCACACCTTCAATTGCACTATCCGGTCGTGAAAAATATACATACTCCATCATGCACATATCATGTTCTGTTGCAGTTGAATAGTAATGACTCACCAACTTATCACCGCTAAATGCGACAATCTCACCAGGTTCAATATCTCGAATAAATGTACCGCCTACTATATCGAATGCGCAAGTCTCTGACGATACGGCAAAACCTCCACCGGGAAGTTTTGCCACCGATAATGGTCGCAAGCCATTTTTATCGCGCATAGCATAAAGTGTGTCATTATGTAAAACAATAAAAGCAAATGCACCATCTAAATCATTCAGCGACTGAATTAAGCGTTCAATAAACGTACCATGATATTTTTTGAGCAGATGTGCTAAAATTTCGGTATCTGAGGTAGCTTGAAAGATGCTTCCATTCTCCTCAAGCTGGTCCCTAAGCATTGTTGCATTCACAATGTTACCATTATGGGCAATGCCTATAGTTTCTTTGTTAGAACGATACAAGAAGGGCTGAACATTTTCATAACCGCTGCCGCCGGCAGTTGAATACCGGACATGGCCAATTGCTCCACTTCCCTGTAACTTCTCTAATGTACTACTCGGAAATACATCAGCTACTAATCCCTCACCTTTGTGGACCATCACTTGCTCACTATCAAAAGTAATGATTCCGGCTGCCTCCTGGCCACGATGTTGCAGTGAATGCAGTCCATAATAAGTTAGAATGTTAGCGTCGCTATTATTATAAATTCCGAAAATACCACACTCTTCGTGTAAGCCGCGATCAGTATAGATCATGCCTCCATCTCCTTTGTAACGGTAAGGTAATAATTTTGAATACGATTAGCAATTTCAATATAAGCATCTTCAATACCGCCTAAATCACGACGGAAACGATCTTTATCTAACTTTTCATGGGTATTAGCATCCCATAAGCGGCATGTATCCGGACTAATTTCATCAGCCAATACAATTGCTCCCGTCAAGGTCATACCAAACTCAATTTTAAAATCAACTAAGGTAATATCCATGGCAGCAAACATTTGCTTAAGTTGCTGATTAATGATATCGGTCATCTGATAAATAGTTGCCAGTTGTTCATAGCTCGCTAAATGCAATGCCACAGCGTGGTGGTCGTTGATTAACGGATCACCAAAATCATCATTTTTATAACAAATTTCATAAATCGGGCTTTCTGCCACTGTTCCTTCAGCTATGCCTAGGCGAACTGACATCGAACCTGCAATAACATTACGAACAATTACTTCCAAAGCAAAAATTTCAACTTTTTTACATAGAAGTTCACGTTCGTTCAGTTGCTTAACAAAATGAGTCGCAACTCCGCGCTGCTCCAAAATAGTAAATAACTGCGCTGTCATCTTAGCGTTTAGTATTCCCTTATTATGAATCGTGCCCTTCTTTACCCCATTACCGGCAGTAGCATCATCCTTGTAATGAATAATTACTAAATCAGGATTATTAGTTGCAT of the Culicoidibacter larvae genome contains:
- the purH gene encoding bifunctional phosphoribosylaminoimidazolecarboxamide formyltransferase/IMP cyclohydrolase, encoding MNKKQALISVSDKTGIANLAKQLIDLGYELISTGGTEKMLLDAAIPVKNISVITGFPEILDGRVKTLDPHVHGGLLAVHDDAQHMQQLADNDIDLIDLVVVNLYPFKATISNPDCQYDDAIENIDIGGPSMLRSAAKNHRYVTVLTDPEDYSVVVEELTKNGETSFALRQQLAAKVFRHTAAYDSLIAEYLTKACDITFPEQLTLSYELKQSLRYGENPHQAAAFYAAPIAVKGTISSAIQLHGKELSYNNIQDANAALQIVKEFNEPAVVALKHMNPCGVGIGSTIYEAWQKAYEADKTSIFGGIIAVNGVVDAKTAREMSEIFLEIILAEDFTPDALEILQKKKNIRLLMVQFENHNVSTLKVVSVEGGLLVQEEDRVTISADDLTVVTKTQPTADLLDELLFAWKVVKHVKSNAIVLAKDAMTIGIGAGQMNRIGAARIAIEQAGDKALGSVLASDAFFPMPDTVEAAAAAGVKAIIQPGGSIKDDESIACADKYGIVMVTTGIRHFKH
- the purC gene encoding phosphoribosylaminoimidazolesuccinocarboxamide synthase yields the protein MRVNKMQMLYEGKAKQVYATNNPDLVIIHYKDDATAGNGVKKGTIHNKGILNAKMTAQLFTILEQRGVATHFVKQLNERELLCKKVEIFALEVIVRNVIAGSMSVRLGIAEGTVAESPIYEICYKNDDFGDPLINDHHAVALHLASYEQLATIYQMTDIINQQLKQMFAAMDITLVDFKIEFGMTLTGAIVLADEISPDTCRLWDANTHEKLDKDRFRRDLGGIEDAYIEIANRIQNYYLTVTKEMEA
- the purN gene encoding phosphoribosylglycinamide formyltransferase; translation: MKQIAVFASGNGSNFAAIHAATINKVIDAEVALLICDNPDAYAIHRAAEFGIECFAFKPKMFASKVDYETEIVARLNQLDPDLIVLAGYMRILGHTMLDAFGGRIINIHPSLLPDFKGKDAIGQAIASKAPRIGVSIHYVDEGMDTGTIIAQSGFAVDGSESRAEIECRVHEIEHQLYPQTIAMLLEKETSV
- the purF gene encoding amidophosphoribosyltransferase; translation: MIYTDRGLHEECGIFGIYNNSDANILTYYGLHSLQHRGQEAAGIITFDSEQVMVHKGEGLVADVFPSSTLEKLQGSGAIGHVRYSTAGGSGYENVQPFLYRSNKETIGIAHNGNIVNATMLRDQLEENGSIFQATSDTEILAHLLKKYHGTFIERLIQSLNDLDGAFAFIVLHNDTLYAMRDKNGLRPLSVAKLPGGGFAVSSETCAFDIVGGTFIRDIEPGEIVAFSGDKLVSHYYSTATEHDMCMMEYVYFSRPDSAIEGVNVHTARKRTGAELFLESHVDADIVVGVPDSSTSAAIGYAEASHIPYEMGLVKNRYVGRTFIQPTQALRERGVRMKLSAVRAIVEGKKIILIDDSIVRGTTSRRIVELLKTAGALEVHVRIASPPIKFPCFYGVDTSTFDELISNRMDVATLCETIGADSLVFLSEEGLVKAIGRKTADGGKCGGCMACFTGKFPTAVYDELDNANKIVKD
- the purM gene encoding phosphoribosylformylglycinamidine cyclo-ligase, which produces MSKRYEAAGVNLEAGYESVERIKKHILATKRKGASDFFGNFGGVFDLSTLQLKEPVLVSGTDGVGTKLKLAFATGVHNTIGIDAVAMCVNDILTQGAEPLFFLDYIACSKNDPQQIEAIVAGVAQGCIESGMALLGGETAEMPGMYEAGEYDIAGFAVGAVEKSKLINSDAIQPGNVIIGLASSGLHSNGFSLVRDIIQRHNLDLQKKYNTMEESLGKTTLTPTKIYVKTVMALMKEINIHGMMHITGGGFYENVPRGLPDGLGAKFAFGDWPMPAIFSFLKEIDEIDLAECFQVFNMGIGFMVVVPASEAQQALKIISENGEQGYIIGEVTDQEGVHIYEANSSIRIG